The Flavivirga eckloniae genomic interval CCTGTCACGTTTTCTTGATCTATTTTGTCATTGTATTGTAATTAAAAAATCAATACATGAAAACATTATTAAGAATCGATTGCAGTTCCAGAACCGAAGGTTCTCATTCCAGAACATTAGCTAATTATTTCGAGGAAAGTTGGAAAATTGCAAACCCGAACGGAACCATTATTTATCGGGATTTAGCAAAACAGGATCTTCCCCATATTCAAAACAATACCATTGAAGGCTTCTACACGCCTATTGAGCATATGTCTCCCGAAATTAAAGAGGCTACTGCCTTATCTGACGAATTAATCGAAGAATTAAAATCTGCAGACGACATTTTAATTAGCAGCCCTTTGTATAATTTAAATATACCATCCAATCTTAAAGCATATCTAGATCAGGTTGTTAGAATTGGTTATACATTCAATATTAATGAAAATGGCTATTACGGTTTATTAGAAGAAAAATCAGCCTATCTGGTAACAGTAAAAGGAGGTGTGTACAAAGGGACTTTTATGGAACCATATGATTTTCAGGAACCCTATTTAAGAGCTATTCTTGGACATATGGGGATAAAAACTCAAGAATTATTTTCACTAGAAGGCTCTAGCGATCAACAAACTTTAAAACAGAATAAAGTAATCTTAGAAAATGAAATCAACCAATCATTCAAAAAACAAGTATAAACTATGACTAATCAAAAAGAAAACTATTTTGAAGACGAATTAGAAAATAATGCATCCATAATAAAACCTAACGAAGGTGAAAAATTAGAACTCAACACCATTTCCATAACCTTTAAAGTTACCAGCGAAATGTCTAACGATCAATTAGGGGTTTATGAGATATTCCTACCTCCTATGGCTATTGGTGCAAAATTGCACTATCATAGGTTTATGGATGAAACTTTTATTGTTGATGAAGGTGTTTTAACCATGCAGGTAGGCGATAAAGAATTTCCAGCTGAACCAGGAACTGTTGCATATGTGCCTAAGTTTACACCTCACGGATTTAAAAACGACACTAATGAACCTGTAAAGCTGACATTAATTTTTAATCCGTCTCAAAAACGTGAAGGCTTTTTTAAAGGGCTACATGAAACGTTAAGCGAAGTTCCCATCGATCCTGAAAAGTATTTAAAACTATATAATAAATATGATAGTTTTCCTGTAGACACTTCAAATATGATACCGATTAGAGACTAAAAAACTAAGGTTTATCCTTACTAATTGCAAGGATAAACCTTAGCAAAATCTTATATGCTTTTGTTAATTTTACTTACGTATTTTTTACCACAAATAGTCTCATCAAAAAAAACAAATATGAAAAAAGCATTTTTATCAATTATTTTTATTTTTTCCATTTTTATCACTATTCAATCTCAAAACCCTTCTACTTTCACTGTAGAAAAAACAGACAACACTTCCACGTCATTAAATTTGAAAAACCCTACTGGTTTTTGGCATTTAAGTGGTCCTAGGTCTTATGAAGCTAATAATAACTTTTCTATTTTTTGGCATGATG includes:
- a CDS encoding FMN-dependent NADH-azoreductase → MKTLLRIDCSSRTEGSHSRTLANYFEESWKIANPNGTIIYRDLAKQDLPHIQNNTIEGFYTPIEHMSPEIKEATALSDELIEELKSADDILISSPLYNLNIPSNLKAYLDQVVRIGYTFNINENGYYGLLEEKSAYLVTVKGGVYKGTFMEPYDFQEPYLRAILGHMGIKTQELFSLEGSSDQQTLKQNKVILENEINQSFKKQV
- a CDS encoding cupin domain-containing protein; translation: MTNQKENYFEDELENNASIIKPNEGEKLELNTISITFKVTSEMSNDQLGVYEIFLPPMAIGAKLHYHRFMDETFIVDEGVLTMQVGDKEFPAEPGTVAYVPKFTPHGFKNDTNEPVKLTLIFNPSQKREGFFKGLHETLSEVPIDPEKYLKLYNKYDSFPVDTSNMIPIRD